A stretch of Paenibacillus mucilaginosus 3016 DNA encodes these proteins:
- the dnaN gene encoding DNA polymerase III subunit beta, whose translation MKLTVLKEYLNESIQHVSKAISSKTTIPILGGIKIDADSTGMTLTASDTDISIQSFIPKEKNEISVIDLKQTGSVVLPSKFFVEIIRKLPAQQVEIEVKEGFHTTIRSGSSEIQLVGLDPEEYPIMPGIEENKRIQIPSDLLKTMIKQTAFAVSTNEATPILTGILWTIADGKLKFTACDRHRLASRETSIDTEEGLVLNNVSISGKTLNELSKILPDQNTLIDVVFAENQVLFKMSSILFYSRILDGTYPDTSKLIPQSYQTELVINTDDLADAIDRAYLLSREEKTNIVKLIMREDQTIEISSSSSELGKVTEELTASRLNGELLRISFNSKYMLDALKVMDSEQIHIGFTGAMQPIIIRPDENSSLLQLILPYRTTG comes from the coding sequence ATGAAGTTAACGGTACTGAAAGAATATCTGAACGAGTCCATACAGCACGTATCGAAGGCCATTTCCAGCAAAACGACCATTCCCATCCTGGGCGGTATCAAAATAGACGCGGATTCGACCGGAATGACGTTGACCGCAAGCGATACGGACATCTCCATTCAGAGCTTTATCCCTAAAGAGAAGAACGAAATTTCCGTTATCGATCTGAAACAGACCGGCAGCGTCGTACTGCCATCCAAATTTTTTGTCGAGATTATTCGAAAGCTGCCGGCGCAGCAGGTTGAAATCGAAGTAAAGGAAGGTTTCCACACCACTATTCGCTCCGGTTCTTCCGAAATTCAGCTGGTCGGCCTCGATCCGGAAGAATATCCGATCATGCCCGGCATTGAAGAGAACAAGCGGATCCAGATTCCAAGCGATCTGCTCAAGACGATGATCAAGCAGACGGCTTTCGCCGTTTCGACGAATGAGGCCACTCCTATTCTGACGGGAATCCTGTGGACCATTGCCGACGGCAAGCTCAAGTTCACCGCCTGTGACAGACACCGTCTGGCCAGCCGCGAAACGAGCATCGATACCGAAGAAGGGCTCGTTCTGAATAATGTTTCGATCTCCGGCAAGACGCTGAATGAGCTGTCCAAAATCCTGCCTGATCAGAACACGCTGATCGATGTCGTGTTCGCGGAGAACCAGGTGCTGTTCAAGATGAGCTCCATTCTCTTCTACTCGCGGATTCTGGACGGTACGTATCCGGATACGTCGAAGCTCATCCCGCAGTCTTACCAGACGGAGCTTGTCATTAACACCGATGACCTGGCCGATGCGATCGACCGCGCTTATTTGCTGTCCCGTGAAGAGAAGACCAATATCGTCAAGCTGATCATGCGTGAAGATCAGACGATCGAGATCTCCTCCTCTTCTTCCGAGCTTGGCAAAGTAACCGAGGAGCTGACCGCCTCCCGCCTGAATGGTGAACTGCTGCGAATCTCTTTTAACTCCAAGTACATGCTTGATGCGCTCAAGGTAATGGATTCCGAGCAGATTCATATCGGGTTTACCGGTGCCATGCAGCCGATCATCATCCGGCCGGACGAAAATTCGAGCCTGCTGCAGCTCATCCTGCCCTACAGAACGACAGGCTAA
- the yaaA gene encoding S4 domain-containing protein YaaA, translating to MKTVSIHTEYITLGQFLKLADCISTGGQAKPFLEETPITVNGEPENRRGRKLRPSDIIKVQGCGEFQVVQG from the coding sequence ATGAAAACCGTATCTATCCACACCGAATACATCACCCTCGGCCAGTTTTTGAAACTAGCCGACTGCATATCCACAGGTGGACAAGCCAAGCCTTTTCTTGAAGAAACGCCGATTACCGTGAATGGAGAGCCGGAGAACCGCCGCGGCCGGAAGCTGCGTCCTTCCGACATCATCAAGGTGCAGGGCTGCGGGGAATTTCAGGTGGTCCAGGGCTGA
- the remB gene encoding extracellular matrix regulator RemB produces MFIHLGGEKIIRASELVAIFDLSIEKSSKISKQFVTYASKEKRVEVIGDEESKSLVVTQSKVYYSPISSMTLKKRAHQLLTN; encoded by the coding sequence ATGTTTATCCATTTGGGCGGGGAGAAAATCATTCGCGCATCGGAGCTTGTCGCCATTTTTGACTTATCCATCGAAAAATCCTCTAAAATATCCAAGCAGTTCGTAACCTATGCCAGCAAGGAGAAGCGCGTGGAAGTCATAGGCGACGAAGAGAGCAAATCGCTGGTGGTCACCCAGTCCAAGGTGTACTATTCCCCGATCTCTTCCATGACGCTCAAGAAACGCGCTCATCAGCTGCTGACGAACTAG
- the gyrB gene encoding DNA topoisomerase (ATP-hydrolyzing) subunit B, which translates to MSVNPGTTYDESQIQVLEGLEAVRKRPGMYIGSTSARGLHHLVWEVVDNSIDEALAGYCTRIEVIVHKDNSITVIDNGRGIPVGEHPKLKKSTLEVVLTHAGGKFGGDESGYKVSGGLHGVGISVVNALSKKLVVQVKREGKVHQQEFSCGVPQYDLKIIGETEETGTQATFWPDEEIFKETTEYDFDTLQSRIRELAFLNKGIEIVLTDERSDVSNSFMYEGGIVSFVEHLNRNREPLHEPPIFVEGEKDNITVEVALQYNDTYAENIYSFANNINTHEGGTHESGFKSALTRILNEYARKYNTIKDNDANLSGDDVREGLTAIISVKIPEPQFEGQTKTKLGNSEVRGIVESLFSDKLEEFLVENPSVAKKIVEKGVQAQRAREAARKARELTRRKSALEVSSLPGKLADCSSKDASISEVYIVEGDSAGGSAKQGRDRHFQAILPLRGKILNVEKARLDKILSNAEIRAIITALGTGIGDDFEITKARYHKVIIMTDADVDGAHIRTLLLTFFFRYMRKLIEAGFVYIAQPPLYKLERNKTIRYAYNDKQREAIMAEFGEGAKVNVQRYKGLGEMNPGQLWETTMDPDSRTLLQVSIQDAIDADVVFDTLMGDAVEPRRDFIQLHARYVKNLDI; encoded by the coding sequence ATGTCTGTAAATCCAGGTACGACCTATGATGAAAGTCAGATCCAGGTGCTTGAAGGTCTGGAGGCGGTACGAAAGCGGCCCGGTATGTATATCGGCTCGACGAGCGCCCGGGGCCTTCATCACCTGGTGTGGGAAGTTGTCGACAACAGTATCGACGAAGCGCTTGCGGGGTACTGTACGCGCATTGAGGTTATTGTTCACAAGGACAATTCCATTACCGTTATCGACAACGGCCGCGGTATTCCGGTAGGGGAACATCCCAAGCTCAAAAAATCGACTCTCGAAGTCGTGCTCACTCATGCCGGCGGAAAGTTCGGTGGCGACGAATCCGGATATAAGGTTTCCGGCGGACTTCACGGCGTGGGTATATCCGTCGTTAACGCTCTGTCCAAGAAGCTGGTCGTCCAGGTCAAGCGTGAGGGCAAGGTTCACCAGCAGGAATTCAGCTGTGGTGTGCCGCAGTATGACCTCAAGATCATAGGGGAAACGGAAGAGACGGGGACCCAGGCAACTTTTTGGCCGGATGAAGAGATCTTCAAGGAAACGACCGAGTATGATTTCGATACGCTTCAGTCCCGGATCCGGGAGCTGGCGTTTCTCAATAAAGGCATTGAAATCGTTTTGACCGATGAGCGTTCCGATGTGTCCAATTCCTTTATGTATGAGGGCGGGATCGTCTCCTTTGTCGAGCATTTAAACCGCAACCGGGAACCACTGCACGAGCCTCCGATTTTTGTGGAGGGGGAGAAAGACAATATTACGGTGGAAGTTGCCCTGCAGTACAATGATACGTACGCGGAGAACATTTATTCGTTTGCGAACAATATCAATACACACGAGGGCGGAACGCATGAGTCTGGCTTCAAGAGTGCATTGACCCGGATCTTGAACGAGTATGCGCGTAAGTACAATACGATTAAGGATAACGATGCGAACCTGTCCGGCGATGACGTACGCGAAGGCCTGACAGCCATCATTTCCGTGAAAATCCCTGAGCCTCAATTTGAGGGACAGACGAAGACCAAGCTGGGCAACAGCGAGGTGCGGGGGATTGTGGAGTCTCTCTTCTCCGACAAGCTGGAGGAATTCCTGGTTGAGAATCCGTCCGTAGCCAAAAAAATTGTGGAAAAAGGTGTTCAGGCTCAGCGTGCAAGGGAAGCAGCCCGTAAGGCGCGTGAACTGACTCGGCGCAAAAGTGCACTGGAAGTCAGCTCTCTGCCGGGCAAGCTTGCCGACTGTTCCTCCAAGGATGCTTCGATCAGCGAAGTTTATATCGTTGAAGGAGATTCCGCGGGAGGCTCGGCCAAACAGGGCCGTGACCGTCATTTCCAGGCTATCCTGCCTCTGCGCGGAAAAATTCTGAACGTAGAGAAGGCCCGACTCGATAAGATTCTGTCCAATGCGGAGATCAGGGCGATTATTACTGCTCTGGGCACAGGTATTGGTGATGATTTCGAGATTACCAAGGCCCGCTACCACAAGGTCATCATCATGACGGATGCGGACGTCGACGGAGCGCATATTCGGACGCTGCTGCTCACCTTCTTCTTCCGCTACATGCGCAAACTGATCGAAGCGGGATTCGTGTACATCGCTCAGCCGCCTCTCTATAAGCTGGAGCGGAACAAGACCATCCGTTACGCGTACAACGACAAGCAGCGCGAGGCCATCATGGCGGAGTTCGGTGAAGGCGCCAAAGTCAACGTCCAGCGCTACAAGGGTCTAGGAGAGATGAACCCGGGCCAGCTGTGGGAGACAACCATGGATCCCGACAGCCGTACGCTGCTGCAGGTCAGCATCCAGGACGCCATCGACGCGGACGTCGTGTTCGATACCCTGATGGGCGATGCGGTTGAACCGCGGCGCGACTTTATTCAGCTCCACGCAAGATACGTGAAGAACCTGGATATTTAA
- the gyrA gene encoding DNA gyrase subunit A, which produces MSEEPRSQVKEIDIGSEMRTSFMDYAMSIIVSRALPDVRDGLKPVHRRILFAMSELGMSPDKPYKKSARIVGEVIGKYHPHGDSAVYETMVRMAQDFSLRYMLVDGHGNFGSIDGDMAAAMRYTEARLSKIAMELLRDINKETIDFVPNYDGEEQEPAVLPSRFPNLLVNGLSGIAVGMATNIPPHNLTEVINGVQQLIQNPEVTPLELMQSIKGPDFPTGGYIMGREGIKQAYATGRGSVIMRAKTLIEENGNKARIIVYELPYQVNKARLIEKIAELVREKKIDGITDLRDESDRNGMRIVIELRRDVNPNVVLNNLYKQTAMQSNFGIIMLALVNGEPKVLNLRDVLFHYLEHQKVVIRRRTEFELRKAEARAHILEGLRIALDHLDEVIALIRASRTTEEAREGLMTRFGLSFDQAQAILDMRLQRLTGLERQKIEEEYAELLKKIAEYKAILADEQLVLAIISEELNEIKEKFGDERRSEITIGEESIEDEDLIPQSDVVITITHTGYIKRLPVTTYRSQRRGGKGIMGMDTKDKDFVEHLFVTNTHHYLLFFTNKGKVYRLKAYEIPDLSRTARGTPIINLIQIEQGETINAVIPVESFDSDKYLFFASKKGLVKKTSLDDYSNIRKGGLIAITLREDDDLIGVRLTDGNQSIIMGTAQGMSIHFPENEVRPMGRSATGVKGIQLDEEDHVIDMDVVHEDNSVLIVTSKGFGKRTPVSEYRLQSRGGKGIKTLNVTSKNGPVVGLKVVQEEEDLMIITAFGTVIRTSMSGISLMGRNTQGVRLINIREEDEVSTLARVEKSDDPADDAEGEESEEIQGTSEGFDETSEE; this is translated from the coding sequence ATGTCGGAAGAACCTCGTTCGCAAGTAAAAGAAATTGATATCGGTTCGGAAATGCGCACCTCCTTTATGGACTATGCGATGAGTATCATCGTCTCCCGTGCGCTCCCGGATGTCCGGGACGGCTTGAAGCCGGTTCACAGACGGATTCTCTTTGCCATGTCCGAGCTCGGCATGTCCCCGGACAAGCCGTACAAGAAGTCTGCGAGAATCGTCGGTGAAGTAATCGGTAAGTATCACCCTCACGGGGATTCTGCCGTGTATGAGACGATGGTCCGTATGGCACAGGATTTCTCACTGCGCTACATGCTCGTAGACGGTCACGGAAACTTCGGTTCCATTGACGGCGATATGGCGGCGGCCATGCGTTATACGGAAGCCCGTCTGTCTAAGATTGCCATGGAGCTGCTCCGTGATATCAACAAAGAAACGATCGACTTCGTTCCGAACTATGACGGTGAGGAACAGGAGCCGGCCGTACTCCCGTCCCGTTTCCCCAACCTTCTGGTGAACGGTCTGTCGGGGATCGCCGTCGGGATGGCAACCAACATTCCGCCGCATAACCTGACAGAAGTGATCAATGGGGTTCAGCAGCTGATCCAGAACCCGGAGGTCACTCCGCTGGAGCTCATGCAGTCGATCAAGGGGCCGGACTTCCCTACCGGCGGTTATATTATGGGCCGTGAGGGAATCAAACAGGCGTATGCGACCGGCAGAGGCTCGGTCATTATGCGTGCGAAGACCCTGATTGAGGAGAACGGCAACAAAGCCAGAATCATCGTTTATGAGCTGCCTTACCAGGTAAATAAGGCGCGGTTGATCGAGAAGATCGCCGAGCTTGTGCGTGAGAAGAAAATCGACGGGATTACGGACCTTCGGGATGAATCGGACCGCAACGGCATGCGCATCGTGATCGAACTGCGCAGAGATGTCAATCCGAATGTCGTTTTGAATAATTTGTACAAACAGACCGCCATGCAATCCAATTTCGGTATTATTATGCTGGCTTTGGTCAATGGCGAACCGAAGGTGCTTAATCTTCGTGATGTGCTGTTCCACTACCTGGAACACCAGAAGGTAGTCATCCGCCGCAGAACCGAATTCGAACTGCGCAAGGCGGAAGCACGTGCCCATATTCTGGAAGGCCTGCGTATAGCACTCGATCATCTGGATGAAGTGATTGCGCTCATCCGTGCTTCCCGTACGACGGAAGAGGCCAGAGAAGGCCTCATGACCCGGTTCGGGCTCAGCTTCGATCAGGCACAGGCCATTCTCGACATGCGTCTGCAGCGTCTCACCGGGTTGGAGCGGCAGAAGATCGAGGAAGAATATGCCGAGCTTCTCAAGAAAATCGCCGAGTACAAAGCCATTCTGGCTGACGAGCAGCTCGTTCTGGCGATTATCAGTGAAGAGCTCAATGAGATCAAAGAGAAGTTCGGAGACGAACGGCGTTCCGAAATTACGATCGGTGAGGAAAGCATCGAAGATGAGGATCTCATTCCTCAGAGCGATGTTGTCATTACCATCACCCATACCGGCTATATCAAGCGACTGCCTGTGACGACATACCGCAGCCAGCGCCGCGGCGGCAAAGGGATTATGGGGATGGACACGAAGGATAAAGACTTTGTGGAACACCTCTTTGTCACGAACACGCACCACTATCTGCTGTTCTTTACGAACAAAGGTAAGGTCTACCGTTTGAAGGCTTATGAGATTCCGGATCTCAGCCGTACGGCCAGAGGAACGCCGATCATCAACCTGATTCAGATTGAACAGGGGGAGACGATCAATGCGGTCATTCCGGTGGAATCCTTCGATTCGGACAAGTATCTCTTCTTTGCATCGAAGAAGGGACTTGTGAAGAAGACCTCGCTGGACGATTACAGCAACATTCGCAAAGGCGGTTTGATCGCAATCACGCTGCGCGAAGACGATGACCTGATTGGCGTGCGACTAACGGACGGCAACCAGTCCATCATCATGGGGACGGCACAAGGCATGTCCATCCACTTCCCGGAGAACGAAGTGCGCCCGATGGGCCGCTCAGCTACGGGGGTCAAAGGTATTCAGCTCGATGAGGAAGACCATGTGATCGATATGGACGTCGTTCATGAAGATAACAGCGTGCTGATCGTAACTTCGAAGGGCTTCGGCAAGCGTACGCCGGTATCGGAGTACCGTCTTCAGTCCCGCGGAGGCAAAGGGATCAAGACCCTGAACGTGACGTCCAAGAACGGACCTGTCGTTGGTCTGAAGGTCGTGCAGGAAGAAGAAGATCTGATGATCATTACCGCTTTCGGAACGGTGATCCGGACGAGCATGTCGGGTATTTCTCTGATGGGCCGCAACACCCAAGGGGTAAGGCTCATTAACATCCGGGAAGAAGATGAAGTATCTACCTTGGCCCGGGTGGAGAAGAGTGATGATCCGGCGGATGACGCGGAAGGTGAGGAATCCGAAGAGATTCAGGGGACCTCGGAAGGCTTTGATGAAACGTCGGAAGAATAA
- a CDS encoding HD-GYP domain-containing protein, with translation MASVPVSQLKYGDRISDNVVTKRNQVLFPKGRVISGRDVEILQAFLISSVEIESKNGSRETAAESPVPSDVPEPVKSTFQEQYDKMLRLLKQVFDAVGPGGQALPILEIRTALEGLIRHIDQYNVLTFSPKVFQLTDYMYHNSIMVGLTSFQLARWHGCAPKDLIPIALAGLLHDIGNAKLDTSILFKQDALTSAEFEGMKKHTILGYNILKGVAAINEGVKLCALQHHEREDGTGYPLGISGDKIHSYAKIVAVTDMFHAMTSDRFHKKAKSRYLVLEELLQESFGKLDPAIVQTFIQKVTSFHNGTLVKLSDGRTGEIVFSDRSNPTRPWVNVNGAIINLTVERSLYILDVLPQ, from the coding sequence ATGGCATCCGTCCCTGTTTCCCAATTGAAGTACGGCGACAGAATCAGTGATAACGTAGTAACGAAGAGGAATCAGGTCCTGTTCCCCAAAGGCAGAGTGATCTCCGGCAGGGATGTGGAAATTCTGCAGGCCTTCCTTATTTCTTCGGTTGAGATAGAATCCAAGAATGGGAGCAGAGAGACGGCAGCCGAGTCACCGGTTCCTTCCGATGTGCCGGAACCCGTCAAATCTACCTTCCAAGAACAATATGATAAGATGCTTCGCCTGCTGAAGCAGGTGTTTGATGCTGTCGGCCCTGGGGGACAAGCTCTTCCTATTCTCGAAATCCGGACGGCGTTGGAAGGCCTCATTCGGCACATAGACCAATATAATGTCCTAACCTTCAGCCCCAAGGTGTTTCAGCTCACCGACTATATGTATCATAACAGCATCATGGTTGGACTCACCTCGTTTCAATTAGCGAGATGGCATGGCTGTGCTCCCAAAGATCTGATTCCTATTGCGCTGGCCGGTCTTTTGCATGATATCGGGAACGCCAAGCTGGACACCTCCATCCTGTTTAAGCAGGACGCGCTTACGTCAGCGGAGTTTGAAGGTATGAAGAAGCATACAATCCTCGGGTACAATATTTTAAAAGGCGTGGCCGCCATTAATGAAGGGGTGAAGCTCTGCGCCCTGCAGCACCATGAACGGGAGGACGGCACGGGCTATCCGCTGGGCATTTCAGGCGACAAGATCCATTCGTACGCGAAGATTGTGGCCGTGACGGACATGTTCCATGCCATGACGTCCGATCGGTTCCATAAGAAGGCCAAGTCACGTTACCTTGTGCTTGAAGAGTTACTCCAGGAGTCCTTCGGCAAATTGGACCCGGCTATCGTCCAGACATTCATTCAAAAAGTAACATCGTTCCATAACGGAACCTTAGTCAAGCTCAGTGACGGACGCACCGGGGAGATCGTGTTCTCGGACCGCTCCAATCCGACAAGGCCTTGGGTTAACGTTAACGGGGCGATTATTAACCTGACGGTGGAACGGAGTCTTTATATTTTGGATGTACTGCCCCAGTAG
- a CDS encoding D-alanyl-D-alanine carboxypeptidase family protein, which yields MFVRAKRICSTLAVTLLLHTTLAAVQPAAVRAEEAPPAQSTELQLNAKSAVLMDAATGQILYQYNADVAYPPASMAKMMTEYLVMEAVDQGKLKLDEMVTTSQYAADVIGSGQLLAANEQATVDNLFAAMSIYSSNDASVALAERIAGTEEKFAQMMNDKAKEFGLSPQAHFNNATGLSIADLGKYAPKENKQETMLTAKDAAIIAYHMIKDHKKVLEYTKTSSRKFREKDAAPMVNWNWMLEANKDNANFKRYAYTGLDGLKTGHTDEAGYCFTGTAERNGMRLISVVMGTPTEPKRFEETRKVLDYGFNNFESKQIAAAGAPISSMQTVNIKKGVETEVPVVTEQEMKLVVKKGTPDDQIQVTGQAVADEAKLTAPIQKGQVVGTAKVTYNGSEHTVNLVAAQDVEKGSWIRLFFRAIKNFFVDTINGAKKG from the coding sequence TTGTTTGTACGTGCAAAGCGAATTTGTTCCACATTAGCGGTTACGTTACTCTTACATACGACATTGGCAGCAGTCCAGCCTGCAGCAGTTCGGGCAGAGGAAGCTCCTCCGGCCCAAAGTACGGAGCTTCAGCTCAATGCGAAGTCGGCCGTGCTGATGGATGCGGCAACAGGCCAAATTTTATACCAATACAATGCGGATGTAGCTTATCCGCCGGCCAGTATGGCAAAAATGATGACCGAATATCTGGTCATGGAAGCCGTGGATCAGGGCAAGCTGAAGCTCGATGAGATGGTGACGACCAGCCAATATGCGGCCGATGTTATCGGTTCCGGTCAGCTCCTTGCGGCTAATGAGCAGGCGACGGTAGACAATTTGTTCGCCGCCATGTCCATCTATTCGTCCAATGATGCATCCGTAGCCCTTGCTGAGCGGATTGCGGGGACGGAAGAAAAGTTTGCACAGATGATGAACGACAAAGCGAAGGAATTTGGATTGTCGCCTCAGGCTCATTTTAACAATGCAACCGGACTCTCGATCGCCGATCTGGGCAAATATGCACCGAAGGAAAACAAGCAGGAAACGATGCTGACGGCCAAGGATGCAGCTATCATCGCTTATCACATGATTAAGGATCATAAGAAGGTCCTGGAATATACCAAAACCTCTTCCCGTAAGTTCCGTGAGAAAGACGCGGCGCCGATGGTGAACTGGAACTGGATGCTGGAAGCCAACAAAGATAATGCTAACTTCAAGCGTTATGCTTATACGGGCTTGGACGGTTTGAAAACGGGACATACGGACGAAGCCGGATACTGTTTTACAGGCACGGCTGAGCGCAACGGCATGCGTCTGATCAGCGTGGTCATGGGAACGCCTACCGAACCGAAACGTTTTGAGGAGACCCGTAAGGTACTGGATTATGGGTTCAACAATTTTGAATCCAAACAAATTGCTGCGGCAGGTGCGCCGATAAGTTCCATGCAAACCGTGAATATTAAAAAGGGTGTGGAAACCGAAGTGCCGGTCGTCACCGAGCAGGAAATGAAGCTTGTGGTGAAAAAGGGCACGCCGGATGACCAGATTCAAGTCACTGGACAAGCAGTTGCTGACGAGGCGAAGCTGACGGCTCCGATCCAGAAGGGTCAGGTTGTCGGAACCGCCAAGGTCACGTACAACGGAAGCGAGCATACTGTCAACCTGGTCGCAGCCCAGGATGTGGAGAAGGGAAGCTGGATCCGCTTGTTCTTCCGGGCCATCAAAAACTTCTTCGTGGACACGATCAATGGGGCCAAAAAGGGATAA
- the pdxS gene encoding pyridoxal 5'-phosphate synthase lyase subunit PdxS codes for METGTSRVKKGMAEMQKGGVIMDVMNAEQARIAEAAGASAVMALERVPSDIRAAGGVARMADPTVVEEVMKVVSIPVMAKARIGHFVEAKVLESMGVDYIDESEVLTPADEVFHINKKEFTVPFVCGARDLGEALRRIGEGASMLRTKGEPGTGNIVEAVRHMRLINGQIRKIQSLSKDELMAEAKNLGAPYELLLQVHETGRLPVVNFAAGGVATPADAALMMHLGSDGVFVGSGIFKSDSPEKFAKAIVEATTHYNDYELIAKVSKNLGTPMKGIEISKLHASERMQERGW; via the coding sequence ATGGAAACAGGTACATCCCGCGTTAAAAAAGGTATGGCCGAAATGCAAAAAGGCGGCGTCATCATGGACGTCATGAATGCAGAACAGGCCCGTATTGCTGAAGCAGCAGGCGCTTCCGCCGTTATGGCACTGGAACGCGTGCCTTCCGATATCCGTGCGGCCGGCGGCGTTGCCCGCATGGCTGACCCGACAGTAGTCGAAGAGGTTATGAAGGTAGTCTCCATCCCGGTTATGGCCAAAGCCCGTATCGGTCATTTTGTCGAAGCGAAGGTCCTCGAATCCATGGGTGTAGACTACATCGATGAGAGCGAAGTGCTCACGCCTGCGGACGAAGTGTTCCATATTAATAAGAAAGAGTTCACGGTTCCTTTCGTCTGCGGTGCAAGAGATCTGGGTGAAGCACTGCGCCGGATCGGCGAAGGTGCTTCCATGCTCCGTACGAAGGGTGAACCGGGAACAGGCAACATCGTGGAAGCCGTTCGCCACATGCGTCTGATCAACGGCCAAATCCGCAAAATCCAGTCCCTGTCGAAGGACGAGCTCATGGCGGAAGCGAAGAACCTTGGCGCTCCATACGAGCTGCTGCTCCAGGTTCATGAGACAGGCCGTCTTCCGGTCGTTAACTTCGCAGCCGGCGGCGTTGCCACTCCTGCGGATGCTGCCCTGATGATGCATCTCGGCTCCGACGGCGTATTCGTAGGGTCGGGTATCTTCAAATCGGACAGCCCGGAGAAGTTCGCGAAGGCGATCGTGGAAGCAACTACGCACTACAATGACTACGAGCTGATTGCGAAGGTTTCCAAAAACCTGGGTACGCCGATGAAGGGCATCGAGATTTCCAAGCTGCATGCATCCGAGCGGATGCAGGAGCGCGGCTGGTAA
- the pdxT gene encoding pyridoxal 5'-phosphate synthase glutaminase subunit PdxT → MKIGVLALQGAVAEHVKMIEKAGAEGVPVKRTEQLGEIDGIIIPGGESTTIGKLMRTYGFLDALREFSRQGKPLFGTCAGLIVLAKEIEGQDEAHLGLMDMNVARNAFGRQRESFETDLDIKGIDKDVRAVFIRAPLINSVGEGVDVLSEYNGQIVAARQGHLLAASFHPELTDDERMHAYFLDMVRETR, encoded by the coding sequence ATGAAGATTGGTGTTCTGGCGCTGCAGGGTGCTGTGGCCGAACATGTGAAGATGATTGAGAAAGCCGGTGCCGAGGGGGTTCCGGTCAAGCGGACGGAACAGCTCGGAGAGATCGACGGCATTATCATACCCGGTGGCGAAAGCACAACCATCGGCAAACTGATGCGCACCTACGGATTCCTGGATGCCCTGCGTGAATTTTCACGTCAGGGCAAGCCGTTATTCGGGACCTGCGCAGGACTGATCGTGCTGGCGAAGGAGATTGAAGGCCAGGATGAGGCTCACTTGGGCCTTATGGATATGAATGTGGCCCGCAATGCCTTCGGCCGACAGCGCGAGAGCTTTGAGACGGATCTCGATATCAAAGGCATCGATAAGGACGTACGGGCCGTGTTCATCCGCGCGCCGCTGATCAACAGTGTAGGCGAAGGCGTGGACGTGCTGTCGGAGTACAATGGCCAAATCGTTGCGGCCCGTCAGGGTCATCTGCTTGCAGCCTCGTTTCATCCGGAATTAACCGACGATGAGCGGATGCACGCTTATTTTCTAGACATGGTACGTGAGACGAGGTAG